The DNA segment ggcTATGGAGGCGGCGGAGGTGGCGGACGCTACGGCAACATGACCTGGTTCTAGATTCCGCTTGATCTTCACGCCAGGGCTACCGCGGAGGGGCTCGAGCAGGGCTTAGGAAAAATTGTTGAGATGGTTTGCGAACATATGTTCGCATTGAGAGTCAGGATTCACGCTGAATTAGTTTGTGCACTCCCAGAGTGAGGCCAAGAAGATGGTTTAACTTGTTCTGCTGTCGTCAGAAAAAAACGTCGTAGCTCCAATCATGAGCTtgcatttttcttcttgttctaTTTTGACGAAATCTCACCACCACGATGCTTCATTTTGTATATTTGGATTCTCAATGGTGTGTCACAGTTATTTTAGAATTAGGAGGGATAAAtgcttgatgattttttttgtgataaagcattttatcaggaaaaaaaatggaaaaatggtgtatttccttcggaaaatacactaataatCTAGAATGTTGTGAATGCGTTTTTTCTTGTGGACAGCAGGGTTACACTCTGGAAGTGCGTAAATTTATTTAGTGTGTACTCCAAATTGAGGGTTTAGGTTTTGCCTTTAGAATCAGTGTGAAGGCTAAACCAAATATATGCACTCGCCCATTCGctcaaaaatcataattttttttgtttcatcagaCAAGTGTAATTGATAGTATAAGTAAAGTTATTTTTCACGGCTAATTTAGCTGATATCATCTTTATATCaagttgaggaaaattttggtGAACTAATTTGTGTAATTTCATCGAATTCACTTTGATTTATATCGTTATTTAATTTCTGTCATCATTCCTTTGCCTTTACATTATTCTCAATTTAAGAGCTTAATCTCGGACAAAGTTTTCTCATCCATTGTATCAAACTTAGAGAAAGGAAGTGTTTACTCCAGTTTCATGTATCATTGAAACTTGAGATCCCTCCTAAAATCAGATTGTAGATAAGAAAATGAGATGCGTCAATATTGATGCCAGAGAGTACAATTTTTTCTAAGTCCTGAGGCTTTATAATGTACATAATACACTGCCCATGTGCAGTATTGTGCTCATTTGATGGGTAACATTCTTATCAGAGTCCGAAGTAACTGATGTCCCCATGAGACTAAAATCTACCAGAATATTCTTATTTTAACCATCTTTGTCACTTTTCCGTCTGTGGAATCAATCTAGATTGTAACTGGCGTATCTTAGAATTCATCAGCATGCCTTTTTCCCTCCAATCTCTAATCAGAATGTTTCTCATCAAAGTTTTGGCAGCTGTTAAACCTTGCCCTCCCGCTTTGAGTCGGTAGCCCGCGCTCGTTCCAAATTTTACCTCAGTGAAACTTTTTTCTATCAAAGAATTGTGCATTTTATACCTTCCATGGTTTTTTATGTGTAACTATAATTATAGTTAATCCGGTTGCCTCAGCATCCTTCCTGATAACTGTCTCTCCTCTTCAACTTCTGTTCGATACGATAAATTGGACTTTATCCACCTTTTCTCTGTTTTAAAGACCTTCAATAGCGAATTTCGCTGGTCGAACAAGTCCTGGTCATTATGAAAGgtttctattaaaaaaatttgatccaaaCCTCACCgatttaagattttattttatgacTCCGCATGGAAATATTGTACAAATGCCAACCCCCAAGTTATTCAGGAAAACCCAAACTTTTCCAATAAGTGTGTAAGTTAAGATTTATGATAGTTGAAATCCTTTTTCGAACTAAATGTGGTTCTTGTAAATGAGAAATTGATCTTTTTCAGTATTTACggctttattttattattttatcatcATCTTTTTTCTTAAGTCAGTTTTTGATCTTAATTGGAACTTAGTACAATTTCCAACCTGTCAGCTTGACTGTAATtagaaatgaataaataaatgtgGTTGTACAAACTTTaacctaggtttttttttattattattattttgctGTCCAGCAATTCTTTAACTAAAATCAACCCGTGGGCATCAGATCTAGATTTGTGTAGTAAATTTCTGCTCTTGCCAGGCAACAAACGTTTTAAATGTCGCAGAATAGTGCATAGTTTCATCTCCCTGCCTTCTGAGGGCAGGTCGTTTAATCCTATCTTAACTAATTTTTCAGCACACTAAAGTAAAGTTCTGAAATGAATCGTCGGCAACAACAGCCATGTTGATGGGAAGTAGATATTATGTATCTCAAAAGTTGATCAATGACTGAAGTAAATAACTGCCTATATCACCATTTATCACACCATTGCATATCTCTGTTCATATTTTACTCTTTTTACTAGGAAATTAACGCTCAATCAATCTTGCCattctcagtgaattttcttcctcCGTTCAAAAATACTGCCAGAAAATTTCATAAAGATTTTTCACACTAAGTCTCCTGTTTAAATAATAAAGAAGATTGAAGACTCAAAGGGTTGCACTAGAGACACACATTTTCACTTAACCTTCAATGACATCAATTTATTTTAGATCTCAGATTCTGGGGGACACATATCTATGTCAAAGCTTTGGTAAAATATagtcccaaattttttcctcaaaattctgGTATTtatcatttcaaaaaagagaacTTCATTTCGAATTTTCAACATCATACCACAGAGAAATAgttcaagttttaaaataacCAAAAAATGCACTGTTACGAGTAAGGAACACTATACCTTAGTAGGTTGAGCTATGGACATGATTCAATTATGAAGCTCAGCAGCccaaaaaattaacttgaatTATCAATGAAATACAAAATCACAAGGATCGCTTTTGATAATTGTCTTAAGCGCCAAAATCTCTTTTAActcttctcccttttcttcaTCCCTGCAGTTTATAACTACGGTTACAATTGCAGGatatgttcatttttcatcttgGGAGCTCATTCCTTTGCTTATCTGTGAGCAATTAGCTCTTATTGCATCAAGGGAAGTAGATTCAAAATTGATTCTACATTGAAGTGGTGTGGTTACTCAGCGTTATTTACCCTGGATATCTGATCCAAAAACTTGAATGAAACTTTGATGGCTGCGAATTTTTAATTGATGATCCTGGGAGATTCTGAACTAATAGTAAGTCCCTGGAAATCATTGAGAGCTCGtacttttatttcaattacatattAGTGCGAGGAAGACTCCGTGTATCTGATGAGGTCGTATCCTCACTTTTCAAAAATAGCGGGAACAGGAGGAAGTGAGTAGTACCACTGAAAGCCTTCTTAATTTACACTACTTACTTCCAAGAAGTTTCGGTAACTTATTTCTTTATTCTGGCAATGATCGCAACGCAGGAAATGAAATGTTTAATATTgcctttgaaattaattttcaatattcttGACTTTATTTTTGCTCATCACacatcacattttaaacttcgaGCATTAGTAAGTTTTGATTTTCTCTGTTGGTACCTTGGAGACCAATAACAACCCGGCTTTTAGGTTATGTTTACTTGTTAACGCGGAAATCgagcattttgaattttgttcaatttcaaTACGTTTAAAGTGGTTTATTCAAAtcagttcatttttaaattcaaatttgaaaatatccAAAGACAAGACAAGTTTCAAAATGGAAGTCAGTACTGATCGGTGGTGTCTCAACCGACACAAAATGTTCAAGCTCCTCCGTGAAGCAAGCCCAGAAAACATTTCCAAGTCGAAGAATATAATGTGTTTTAACAATGGGATTATTTATGTCTGGAACTGCAGTGAAAATAATCTGTTCAGTTTGAATATCAAAACTCTCAACATCTCTACTGAGGAAGATCTCCATCAGGTACTCATGCCTTCGGATCCCCCCACGTTTGACGTCACATGCATCAGAGTGAACAAATCTGGAACCTTGTGTGCTGTCAGTGGGTCCAAAGGAGTGGCCGTTCTTGAATTGCCCAAACGTTGGGGAAAGTACGGCTTGTTTCAAGGTGGTAAGAATTCAATATTTGTCAAGTGTTCTCCCCTAGACGGACGCTATCTATCCTGCAATGGTGATATTGTTCTACAAGTCCGTTGGCATCCTGCCTCGGAGTCAGACGATCAGCTGATTGTCTTGACATCAAGCAATGACCTACGAATTTACAAAACCATTCCTGTAGACTCAATGAATTTGTTAGCTGTCTGGCCCTTAGGGCGATCTCCTATCTCAGTACCGTACCTGGCATCCTTAGGTGATATAGCTGTTGATTTTGATTTTGCTCCTCCTATTGTAACGGATACAAACGAAGAAAATTTAGAGCTTCTTAGTATTCTATGGCCAATACTAGTTTTGTTTGGTAATGGTGACGTGTTCTTAATAACGAGTCCTGCCATCAGCAAAACTAGGCAAGTGATACCGAAAGTGGCAGGTCCTTTGTGCATGTATCCTGCAGCTGATGATAATTACGGTACAGATGCTAGTTCTTTGTTAATCTTGCCCAGCGCGCCTCCAATCGTTGTTATTGCAATGAGTAGCGGCACCGTTTACCATTGTTTACTGATGTCGTCAATGGAGGAAACCAGTAACGAAGAATCAAACTTGTCAAATAATAGCTTGAATACCTCTACCCAAGCACTTTATGTGTTTGAATCCATTGAATTTGAATTAGGGCTTAGCTTAGATGATGATGACCAGCAACTGTTCTCCTGCCCAATATTCCTGCACAGAGACCCTATTTTTAATTCACGGTATTTCTGTAGTCATGATACAGGCATCAACGTAATTAATATTCCTTTCACCCAAGATCTTGAAACATTTGCTGCTGCTAAAGATGAAGACATTGACTTATGTTTACCATCGTTTGAGCATCACAGTTCCTCTGAGTACTTAGTCTGCACACATGTGAGTAACTCCTCAAAACACCAGCCTGTTTTGGGACTGACCATCGTTGATTCTCCCTCAACGCTGGTCGCTTTCCTTGGAAGCGGAGAAGTTATATCTCTACCTCTCACCTCGTTCAGTATTAGTCCGTCTTCAGTATCCTCTCCAGAAAACAAAGTCGATTCAGTCAA comes from the Bemisia tabaci chromosome 7, PGI_BMITA_v3 genome and includes:
- the mbo gene encoding nucleoporin 88, whose product is MEVSTDRWCLNRHKMFKLLREASPENISKSKNIMCFNNGIIYVWNCSENNLFSLNIKTLNISTEEDLHQVLMPSDPPTFDVTCIRVNKSGTLCAVSGSKGVAVLELPKRWGKYGLFQGGKNSIFVKCSPLDGRYLSCNGDIVLQVRWHPASESDDQLIVLTSSNDLRIYKTIPVDSMNLLAVWPLGRSPISVPYLASLGDIAVDFDFAPPIVTDTNEENLELLSILWPILVLFGNGDVFLITSPAISKTRQVIPKVAGPLCMYPAADDNYGTDASSLLILPSAPPIVVIAMSSGTVYHCLLMSSMEETSNEESNLSNNSLNTSTQALYVFESIEFELGLSLDDDDQQLFSCPIFLHRDPIFNSRYFCSHDTGINVINIPFTQDLETFAAAKDEDIDLCLPSFEHHSSSEYLVCTHVSNSSKHQPVLGLTIVDSPSTLVAFLGSGEVISLPLTSFSISPSSVSSPENKVDSVKKSQKQPFDVHIKNLLSSPNSASRPLLKLNSSSEPSPQECLELITRVTRLFREEHFPKYEMVKDEISRRVRILRNMKKRQVEEIKELEQKKGELQAAAEKLADKYEEANEKQEILTKRAEKIVMTISCLQPTSNQAEKKMAADLQIIKEKVEKFKLSIEQIKSKQAYQLKNLEASANQRKNKEIYLSLTKEKAIKSNLENLSSEIRRLKSRLETLKTETNELCKT